The genomic window ATGTGTTATCCTTGCTGCACTATCATAAAAATCCAGCGGCATTTTTCTTATTTCATTATTCCATTCCGCGGGAAACTGGTTTGATACCCAGCCCGGGTCTACGCTGTATAAAACAATATCCGATTTTCTATATTCCCTTGACAGAGTCTTTGTCATCATATTCAGGGCAGCTTTTGCCATATTAGTATGCGGATGTGCTGAAGATTTTCTTTTTATATTAAATTTCCCCTCTATTGACGAAACATTTATGACGAATTTATTTTTATGACTGCCTGCCTCCAAAAGATTTTTTAGTGCAGTGGTAAGCAGATAAGGTCCTACACTATTTATTATCTGTACTTCCAGCAGGTCTCTTATCGATATGTCCTGACTGTACTTTACCCAATTATTCTTATTATTTTCACCATAAAAATTTTCAATAGACGTATTTTGAAGCAGATTCTCTATTTTCCCCAAAGTATGATTCAGAGGAATCAGTTTATCCTTATCTTCTAAATACAACTTTCTTTCTATTTCTATCTGTTCTAAATAACCCTTCTCATCTTTTACCGTTAAAGCTGCATTATTTATCAAAATATCCAAATGTTCAAATTCTTTATACAACGATTCCAGAAAATAATGAATTTCATTAAAATCCAGCATATCCAGATGCTTTATATGCAGTCTTTCAGCCCACAGTTTATAATCTTCTTCCTTTTGATACTCTTGTAATGCACTGTATGGAAAACGACTGGTCACAATTACTTCTGCTCCGTTTCTCAGCAATCTTAAAGCTGTGTAATATCCGATTTTTATTCTTGCACCGGTTACTAATGCAATATAACCCGTCAGATCTTCTGATTTATTTCTGTTATAAAAATTCATATCCCCGCATTCAGGACACATATCCAGATAAACATTGTGAGAAAATTCTATTATATTCTGACAGCAATAACATTTTTTCATAAATCCACTCCATATTCTAAAAAAACGAGGAGCATGCTTTCGCATGCTGTCTCCTGCGTGATATTCAGGTGCTTTAAAATTAAGCTACTCTCGTTGTACAGCAGGCTTTTACCTGCATCTCCCTTCGTGCTAAAGGGTATTTTCATTAAACTATTGTACTTTAATAATATATCATAGTTTTATTAATAATTAAATTATAAATTAAATTATCATACTTTATTAAAATTTATTTTGTGCCCTAAAAAAACAAGGGGCATGCTTTTGCATGCCATCTCTCACTTAGCAGGTAAGTGCTTTAGATTTAAGCTACTCTTGTTATACAGTGGGACTTCACCCACATCTCCCTTCGTGCTAAAGGGTATTTTCATTAAACTATTGTACTTTCACAATATATCATAGTTTTATTAATAAGTAAATTTTTTTATTTTATAAATATATTATTTTTGCATAATCAGAACCACATCCAATTCCCCAAAGGAAATTATAACATTTTCAATTTAACAAGCCATTCTTTTATTGCATTATCAGCATTATTTATATTTGATGATTGAATAATAAGGTTTTCAAGAACTTTAGCATTTGGAGCTAATTTTTTCAGTTCTGTCATACTGTTTCCAAAAGTACCGCTCTCGCTTGTATAAAAAGGAACTACTGTTTTTCCTGACAGATCATACTCACTTAAAAATGTAAGAACCGGAGGCGGTATAGTTCCTCTCCATATAGGATGACCTATAAAAATAGTATCATATGTATTTATATTATCAATTTTTGTACTTAACGCCGGAAGAATATGTTTATCCTGTTCTTCCTGAACCCTTTCAGTAAGCAGACCGTAATCAGCGGGATATTCATCTGCAAGCTTGATTTCAAGAATATCTCCGCCAACATTTTTCTGTATCAGCTCTGCTGCTGTTTTTGTAGTTCCTGAATGAGAAAAATAAACTATAAGAATCTTTCCTTTTCCTGTGCTGTTTTGGTTCTTATCTGCCATATTAGCTGCTGTAGTGTCAGCATTACAGGATATAAATAACACCAATGCAATTAATGTTATTAATAGTACACGTATTTTTTTCATAAAATCATTTCTCCTTGTATTAAAAATATTTACCAGCCTTTTTCTTCATAACCATAAAACGCTTTCTGTTTACAAAAAATATTTTTTTAGGCATCATTATATAATCCTGCATTGCTTTAATACTACCCAGTCGTCAGTTCCTAAAATATGAAATTCTCCGGAAACACTGACTTTATCTCCCACGGATAATTTATTCATCGAATCATATGATGGAAATACACACAAAACATAGCTTGAACCGGTCTTTGAATCAGATAGTTCAATTGAAGGAAGACTATGTATATCCGGCCCTTTATAAGTAACTACTCCTGATACCTCTACAGATTTTCCGGTATAGGTTTTTTCTGCCTGTACTTTATTTTTATGAAAAACATCAAGTAAATCATATGCACTGATTATTTTTTCCGCTGACTCTTCTTTATATATCCCGGTATCACTTTTTGATAATTCCGGACTTTTTCTGTCACCTTTACTGCATGCA from Sebaldella sp. S0638 includes these protein-coding regions:
- a CDS encoding SDR family oxidoreductase gives rise to the protein MKKCYCCQNIIEFSHNVYLDMCPECGDMNFYNRNKSEDLTGYIALVTGARIKIGYYTALRLLRNGAEVIVTSRFPYSALQEYQKEEDYKLWAERLHIKHLDMLDFNEIHYFLESLYKEFEHLDILINNAALTVKDEKGYLEQIEIERKLYLEDKDKLIPLNHTLGKIENLLQNTSIENFYGENNKNNWVKYSQDISIRDLLEVQIINSVGPYLLTTALKNLLEAGSHKNKFVINVSSIEGKFNIKRKSSAHPHTNMAKAALNMMTKTLSREYRKSDIVLYSVDPGWVSNQFPAEWNNEIRKMPLDFYDSAARITHPVFEWKDTEKPVTGVFLKDYKLSEW
- a CDS encoding OB-fold putative lipoprotein, with translation MKRVITVVVIMAVSLSYLACSKGDRKSPELSKSDTGIYKEESAEKIISAYDLLDVFHKNKVQAEKTYTGKSVEVSGVVTYKGPDIHSLPSIELSDSKTGSSYVLCVFPSYDSMNKLSVGDKVSVSGEFHILGTDDWVVLKQCRII
- a CDS encoding flavodoxin, encoding MKKIRVLLITLIALVLFISCNADTTAANMADKNQNSTGKGKILIVYFSHSGTTKTAAELIQKNVGGDILEIKLADEYPADYGLLTERVQEEQDKHILPALSTKIDNINTYDTIFIGHPIWRGTIPPPVLTFLSEYDLSGKTVVPFYTSESGTFGNSMTELKKLAPNAKVLENLIIQSSNINNADNAIKEWLVKLKML